From one Comamonas piscis genomic stretch:
- the rbsD gene encoding D-ribose pyranase produces the protein MKRAALLNIELSQIIAGMGHGDLLVIGDAGLPVPPGVRRVDLAVARGVPTLDQVLQAILSELQVESAVVADECLDGQQLPTWYQQRQADGLPSAPQCVSHEAFKALSRQAVAVVRTGECTPYANIALRSGVAF, from the coding sequence ATGAAGCGTGCCGCATTGTTGAATATCGAGTTGTCGCAGATCATCGCTGGCATGGGCCATGGCGATCTGTTGGTGATTGGCGATGCCGGTCTGCCAGTGCCGCCCGGTGTGCGCCGGGTGGATTTGGCCGTGGCGCGCGGCGTGCCAACCTTGGACCAGGTGCTGCAGGCCATCTTGAGCGAGCTGCAGGTGGAGAGCGCTGTCGTCGCCGATGAGTGTCTGGACGGCCAGCAGCTGCCGACCTGGTACCAACAGCGCCAGGCCGATGGCCTGCCGAGCGCGCCGCAATGCGTGTCGCATGAGGCGTTCAAAGCCTTGAGCCGCCAGGCGGTGGCCGTCGTGCGTACCGGCGAATGCACACCCTACGCCAATATCGCGCTGCGCTCGGGTGTGGCGTTCTAA
- the rbsK gene encoding ribokinase, whose translation MNVPILSEAPHIVVLGSLNMDLVLRVPHMPRAGETMLGQSLSQVPGGKGGNQAVSCARQGAAVSLLSCVGEDAYAEQLLAGLVADHIDVQHVQRSARDATGVAVISVDDSAQNQIVVVPGANLRLQVTEPVLRPLLQDADYVVLQFETPLQEVDQALRSARAVGCKTVLNPSPVQPLPDAWWPAIDVLVVNEAEATQLSGSPVDSPATAAQAARWLQAKGAGQVVVTLGSQGAVCCDTNTAAGVEAPAHWHRAPQVQAVDTTAAGDTFLGALTVQLASGASLDLATQWAIRAAGICVTRAGAQPSIPFHAEVATRTEASPWSPV comes from the coding sequence GTGAATGTGCCGATTTTGAGCGAGGCCCCGCATATCGTGGTGCTGGGCAGTTTGAACATGGACCTGGTGCTGCGCGTGCCCCATATGCCGCGGGCGGGCGAGACCATGCTGGGCCAGTCGCTCAGCCAGGTGCCCGGCGGTAAGGGCGGCAACCAGGCTGTCAGCTGCGCGCGCCAGGGCGCGGCCGTCAGCCTGCTGTCCTGCGTGGGCGAGGACGCCTATGCCGAGCAACTGCTGGCCGGCCTGGTGGCCGACCATATCGATGTGCAGCATGTGCAGCGCAGCGCGCGCGATGCGACCGGCGTCGCCGTCATCAGCGTCGATGACAGCGCCCAGAACCAGATCGTCGTGGTGCCCGGCGCCAACCTGCGGCTGCAGGTGACCGAGCCCGTGCTGCGCCCGCTGCTGCAGGATGCCGACTATGTGGTGCTGCAGTTTGAGACCCCTTTGCAGGAAGTGGACCAGGCCTTGCGCAGCGCGCGCGCCGTGGGTTGCAAAACGGTGCTCAACCCCTCGCCTGTGCAGCCCTTGCCCGATGCCTGGTGGCCTGCCATTGATGTGCTGGTGGTGAACGAAGCCGAAGCCACGCAGCTGAGCGGTAGCCCAGTGGACAGCCCCGCAACTGCCGCCCAGGCTGCGCGCTGGCTGCAGGCCAAGGGCGCTGGCCAGGTGGTGGTGACCTTGGGTAGCCAGGGCGCCGTCTGCTGCGATACGAACACGGCAGCAGGTGTCGAAGCCCCTGCCCATTGGCACCGTGCCCCGCAGGTACAGGCGGTCGATACCACCGCTGCAGGCGACACCTTTTTGGGCGCGCTCACCGTGCAACTGGCCTCTGGTGCCAGCTTGGACCTGGCTACGCAGTGGGCCATCCGCGCTGCTGGCATCTGCGTCACCCGCGCTGGTGCGCAGCCTTCCATCCCTTTTCATGCCGAGGTCGCCACGCGCACCGAAGCCAGCCCCTGGAGCCCTGTATGA